The Corythoichthys intestinalis isolate RoL2023-P3 chromosome 2, ASM3026506v1, whole genome shotgun sequence DNA segment CTGACAGTGTGGTCTTCACAAGCTGTAAtgacttaaaaatattaaattgaTTTGAAATGGGAATCATTCATCCATATTTTGGTGTATTTAGCCGGTACGTCACACATGTATTTCGTTGTTCCTTGTTATGGTACGAAATTTACTGTCGAAACTCATAAACCAAATCCAAGACCAAGATATTTATGGCCTAGTAACTTATAAATGTCGACAATTCACCCGTTTTGGTAGGTGAACGCGATTAGAAGTGTAATCgtcacaaaaatatatacaattatGATTGAGCATGATTTGCAACGAGTTGAAGTCATTAAGTGTCAACTAGGGGTGagaacctcacgatacgatacaatttgcgatacactgCGTATGCCGATTTAAACGTACAAGGTTAATCATGATACCAAGATGATGTAAttcctaagcctgtcgcaatatgcagtaattccatttatcgcgcgataaataaaaatgaaggcggtaatttttccgctgcgatttatcgactcgcgtgcacgtgcggcagacgtgcttttaacagttcggattcctcgttaccaactgcgcaaaatgcatcttcgttccaggtccggcaaaaactagcaccggagccaatcgttcccattatattgtattgttcaacgtataccggctgtggaccatctacggcgcgccggtgttgttgacgtgtgggcgctcccgtcaggagtgacatttaacgcggggcggctatttttcggcacaacgccagatatttacaacgaagtccgccaaaacattgttgtgtagtaatgagcagacgtgacttcagcggcgcttgctaacttttttaatgcgcccacacaatagatatcatgaaatggcaaactagatgtgttacgtccatgccattggctacgtgagcccagagtgattatgggacacgtagtccatatactacatcaatGAATTcttaactgtcatgactgaatgggagttaagaaggccaaatcaatccataccagataatgttgcaaatattgttaattcagtacgtgacacagatggattcggaccacaaataggatgtcttgctcatgtagtaaacctagctgctaagagagctgtagcaatcaacagtgtgccctgcctcactttacaaacagtaaagattgttctcagcacttttatacaaaaatttttcagatcagtaagaagtaagcacataaatattatacaCTAAGAtgtatgtttatatgatggcagtttaatttttgctcgttagcaaaaaaaaaaaaaaaaaaaaaaacgaaacaaaaaatataattgttattttctttacagagcattaaatgtattgaatcggatcgaaaatcgtgtcccccgtatcaaaaatcgtaccgaaccgtgacttaactgtatcgttgcatccctatggaacaccactgCAGAAGctgtgacgggaaaagttttcatatgcctcagtgcttaagttattaagtgcaattttattattattttgttttaaacacattttatttattctgtgtttctgtgcggtatcagtattgttgttttttacttaagaggcatggtctattgtttttagttgtgatttcttaaaaagtgtttttgaatttaagagtaaatatttatcgcgtttaaatgggtgtacttgatctattactgtatactgtattctcactgtgttattgtaaattggttttaaaaaaaattggggggggcgcaataatatcgcatatcacaataatttataagaataattatcgcacgcaAAAatctgttatcgcgacaggcctagtaatTCCGTGAACAAATAAGGGAGCTATGGAGGTTTAAAGTTTGCTGATTAGCCTTGTATTTGTCCCTTGTTTTTCCATTACTAGTTGACTAAAACCTGCATATGCTTTCTCATTTGTAGAGATAAGTCAATAACACCTTCATGAACTAATGGTgattattagagctgggaatctttgggcacctaacgattcgattacgattacgattcagagactccgattcgattataaaacgattattgatgcacccccctccttttttttttttattttatttttttatataaaataaagttttgtacattggttccaaaattgttcaaaaatactctcaggctaaaccaaactactatttcagtatcaagttaacatatagcagtaaacaaatatacaaaaataacattaaataaaaaaactccagtccccattctgtatcagcagctttaaactacattcaattaatttaatgttgtgaatcaaccgtgaaagttgttaaaattgctcccgttattccataatttcccttttgtctactttttacatgtgaaagttttaaaactattttaaagatagattcaagtcaatattttaccgatttaggagtattttagttaaaaagttaattaggtttgcttggaaggttcgctacaacagcattgcagggaagtttactgctttaagatggcggccgtttactaacgcccgcatctagctttttgcagatgtgctgctaccgctaccgagtctataatccatctagtcctatataaatgatatctaccgtaacattatgtagcttagctgtacttgtagcagcttttcggcagcagtcaggtatgttgttgtgtttttttatctcgtggcatgagttgagctagagccgtgagttgagcgttggcattacccgaggggccggttaatgagaagcataatgtttagctactcccgctccgttccgtcccgaagtccgcgcggcgcgctgagtgtgttgtacttccgctttacttggcatatttcaataatcggaatttggatgtttgtgaatcgttctcgaatcttccatggccgaatcgcgaataatctaagaatcggaaattttgcacacctctagtgattATCTCTGCTTTTGATTTCAAGTAtcaaaaaaatgattaattatTGATtaatagtagggctgcagctatcatttattttagtagtcgattaaactATCAACTAGTTTGGATACTCGCGTAATTGGGTTAGGAACATTTaacgcgttgcagaataaattttaggatatgtaaaacaaaggcttactTAGATTGCAATTGCAAAAGGGAGTTTAATGCAAATACAAACTAGAATTCCCAATCGTTTCTTCAAACTGCAGAATTCCACTTTCATttagaaatacattaaaatagATTAGCCTTaagcggtattaaaaaaaaaaaacagcatctaggtacaacaaaagaacaattagctaacttgcttGGCAAAAGTCCTCCAGCATAAATgcgataaaatgctaacttttttttgcaatgttcttaacaaatcgttcaaacacattctcacaaaaaaaaaaaaaaaacagctaaatatacctataaactaaattacgaatgcataaaaaaatatattagctcaaactaaaacttaccttatgttaggcttaacagggagcagctggattcagccatgttaaatgagttatgtcatattcactgttgccactagggggcaatgtatccacccaaatcaataaaactaaatgcaaacactttcaaaacaaaccactacaacgccactctgatttaatgaatactcgaagcagcaaaatttgcttttctctaatcgaattactcgaattaatcgattaatcgttacagcactaattaatatattattaattaattaatcaaatgCTATACCATAGCATTGTCTTCTCGTTTTCTTTCTGTGTTGTTCTCTTATATTATAAGAGTAATTAAGATCGTTATTTCTTGATGGGCCATGATTTAATTTGTCAAAACAGGTCTGACTAACTGTTGATGGCGTGACAACCAACCCTACCTTGTTTTTTAGGGTGAAAGCTAAGCTAATAGATAGCATTCAAACCACTAGCTATAGAGCATGTGAATCAaaactatggaggtagatttgtctttattatgcaatcaaaaagttgcttcaatcaaaaaaaaagtcacatcattaaaaaaaaaaaagtgtttaaatgcaataataaatttgaaactcaaagaaatgcatttgaaaacattttctttgattgaatttttattttattttttgattgaagtcaagtttttttttattgaaacaacctttttgattgaagtaatgtagttttgcatttgggccacattttggctaggacatttgtgtctttattattaaatcaaaaaataagttgcttcgaaacgaaaaatattttcaaaagaaaaatctcttaatatatatactatgtatatatatatatatatatatatatttttttttttaatattttgtttcaaTACACAATagtgtaactttacattcaaataatcagttaatttttggccaactgcccgttttgggGCGAAAAACTAGTAATTTAGAAATTTCTGCAtccatccccccaaaaaattggcttttacgtgttttattttatgaggcacacaagacgtgctgaggcaatagtgacatcgtaattcaacctaaataagttgcgattgtatatagaaaaatgcaaaatttgcttttgtggagtaaaattaagatgattctgcatgctttcaagtagtgctgaaacgattaatcgattaactcgagtattcgattagaaaaaaaaattcaaataaaattttgttgcttcgagtatttgtttaattaaagtggcattgtaatggttaattttgaaagtgtttgcatttagttttattgattagggtggatacactgccctctggtctgcctcttttcacatggctgaatccaactgctccctgttaataccaacataagctaagtttttgtttgagctaatgttttttaatgcactcatgattcagtttataggtatatttagccttttttgcgggaatatgtgtctaagccatttgttaagagcattttaaaaaacattagcattttaaagcatttaagctagcggactttttctatgtaggttagtcaattgttcttttgttgtactttgatcctcatttttgaaaaaatttttataccgtttgaggcccagctcaggtattttcatttttcatgtttcttatccgattactcgattatttgaactaactagtccattgattaatcgactactaaaatattcgatagctgcagccctactttcaagtattgtttctgatgtgaaaattgagtgatttgttAGCTGTtggaaacttatgtcaaaattgcactaaaatgaaaataagtAGCTATTTCTGGCAAAGACTTATATGATACGTTAAATGTTGCTATTGATTCTGAGAATATAggcgattatctctgcatttggtgatttttgtgcatctagcataaaatctgagaattttatagccattataAGTTttattatacttatataaaaattagggctgtcaaacgattaaaatttttaatcgagttaattacagcttaaaaattaattaatcgtaattaatcgcaattcaaaccatctataaaatatgccatatttttctgtaaattattgttagaatggaaagataagacacaagacggatatatacattcaacatacggtatatatgtaagtactgtatttgtttattataacaataaatcaacaagatggcatcaacattattaacattctcttaaagcgatccatgaatagaaagacttgttgttcttaaaaaataaatgtttgtacaagttatagaaattttatattaaaacccctcttaatgtttttgttttattaaaatttgtaaaattttcaatcaaaaaataaacttgtagttcgccatttttgatgtcaataattacaccatgctcactcatggtattaacccataaaatcagttggacccaagcgccatcaGAGGGTGCCAAACTTCAAAAAgcaagtaacaagcgggcattacactgtactgtcattttaatgtttgagcggggcatgtgcgttaattgcgtcaaatattttaacgtgattaacgaaaaaaattaattaccgcccgttaacgcgatatttttgacagccctaataaaaatatattagggAACggcgacaatttttttttttgccgctgctcatggagactcacgtatgcctaagggaggtgcctgttttggttttcggTTGCTAGCagctttgtttttgaaaatatttgttatttaagtTTTTGACACTAGGCCCCTACGGagcggccccgtttcccgtcaactgatcgTGATGTCTGTGATTGCCCTCCgcttttttaaagtttaaaaatatgtttttatttatttattcaggttGCTGTAAGAGCTTGTCTTttgggcgtcatctttggttgtGGTCTAATCATAAGCTTCACCGAAATCACTTTGACGCATTTTGGCTGGTATGTAAACGAATACTACATCATGTTACAGGCTTCAAATCAAATAGTATCAAATCTCATACTAATAAACCAACTTCATTGTATGGCCAAGTGTTTGCTGGTTAGAGCTTAAACATGTGTAGTATGTTCACCTCTCCGCAGGTATATGTGCTCCTTGGCATTCTTCCATTACACCGAGTACTTGGTGACTGCCATCATTAACCCTCGCAGCTTGTCACTAGACTCCTTCCTGCTGAACCATAGTTTAGAGTATTCTTTAGCTGCTGTCTCCTCATGGCTGGAATTCGCCGTGGAAGCGCTCATATTCCCAGGTCGGTGCGCACTGGACCAGTCAGGTCCCCACTTGGAATCGACTGACAAGATGCCTCATCTTGCTTTTCAGAGCTGAAGCAGCTCAGGTGGTTGAGTTTCCTCGGTCTACTAATGGTGATGTGTGGCGAGGCCCTCCGCAAGACAGCCATGTTGACAGCAGGATCCAACTTTAACCACATTGTCCAGAATGAAAAGGCTTATAGTCACGTGCTGGTTACCAGCGGAGTTTACGCTTTCTTCAGACACCCCTCCTATGTGGGCTGGTTTTACTGGAGCATCGGAACACAGGTCTGTATTTAGTCATAGTTCTTATTGGTAGGGAGAACGGGGTTGCTCGTCACAATTTCTACTGGGGATGTCCCTGTTTGGATTACATGATGGGGAAATTTTCCGGGGatcagaatcaggtgaaaaagaccggataattaaaatgtattttttatttctaagtattaactcattggttgctatTGACAGCGATCACTTAcacccagtgttgttaataacggcgttagaatataatggcgttactaacgTCGTTATTTTTTTGCGGTagtgagtaattaattacttttcttatcttggcaacgccattaccgttactgaggcgggaaaaaagcgtgcgttactatgtttgttgaatgacgcgataaaagtcacggagacgagagcgcagagcaggagtggtgaggaggcaagggagttgtgacgctgttgcaaacgcaatgctaggtggctccaatattacctgactatagccttcaaactacgcccacatgatgctacggtagatatcacatattatagaactagatgcaaatggcaGACAtgacggcattagcaacatgtataaaaaactagatgcattggtaaacagccgccatcttaaagcagtagacctctcaggaaggctctgtcggagagaaacttcctagcgaaccgaagtaactttttatctaaaatgctcctaaatcggctaaaatcttgacttaaatctatctttaaatgacgcaaccgttttaaaacttaaacgtcgaaagtagacagaagggagctaatgcaataacgggagcaattttaacagctttttgattcagaacattaaatgacgtCCACACTAAGCAAAGTAACTAGATAgtaatctagttatcgcaatatccgcaatacccctgggtctagttaagtttacggTAAAGAATTGGACTAGGGccagttgtcccaaaaaccctttaaacttcacattgtgtgccttttttttttttttcccgtgaaaaaaaaaaacatgaaaattatcaccagttactttgccaaggaactaattactcttacattcagttaactgagttactaacacaagtactttttgggagaagtaatttgtaactgtaattaattacttttctaaaGCACCCCCAgttatggattggacatctatggcaaCTAGGggcgcacgatatccattttttgaaaccgataacttcctgctcctcaaggccgataccgatatgataaccgataataaatatataatttttaaatgtatattcacctgagtttttgaacacctgaagttcaaaaatactagtggtggattcggcagatttgcctttgacctaaccagattcTTCAtgttgacatgaacattattataatgaacaaaactaagacaagaacagttttgacttcaaatagagttcctatatttatttttttcaaataaatgccgtaaaatgcaaacattttctaattgccatagtaatgttaatcactcagtgatggaaaatTATGGCCTCTAGAACAATAACAAAAGTTTGCTTACTGACAAAACATGAGTGGaatcaaacgcacacatcccaatctacCGACACCGTGCCTAAAATATTGTATAATATCGgggctattaataatgttatcggatttattgggatgatttTATAATTTCTATTATAGGACCGATACGTATCGTGCACCTTTAGTGGCAACCAAGTGTTAGACTATGCCAggtcacagaataaataaatcaataaaaattccTAGAAATACGCACAAACCACACTTATTTgaatgtttgtctttattacTTACATActactttttttccaatttaccacaatttgttttattatttttgaggtttcaattttcaaatgtttttttcttcaaaaatggatccttcaatttattaaaattatTCTGATATTTTTGATTGCCTATTGCAAAATACACGCGAGTAACACGAATACCACAATTGGATATCAAATGGGGACCGCAAAATATTGTGCCCTGGGCCGCAATTAGCCCCTG contains these protein-coding regions:
- the icmt gene encoding protein-S-isoprenylcysteine O-methyltransferase; the protein is MAGSKLVLEGRVSLRCFILGLSVVTIPLIRSCFGHLDWVFDYLTETPGKIAICLHVALMNGLLLITCRGPLYKVAVRACLLGVIFGCGLIISFTEITLTHFGWYMCSLAFFHYTEYLVTAIINPRSLSLDSFLLNHSLEYSLAAVSSWLEFAVEALIFPELKQLRWLSFLGLLMVMCGEALRKTAMLTAGSNFNHIVQNEKAYSHVLVTSGVYAFFRHPSYVGWFYWSIGTQVVLCNPVCTLGYTIASWRFFRERVEEEEISLINFFAEEYVEYKKRVPTGLPFISGIRVN